From one Agathobaculum sp. NTUH-O15-33 genomic stretch:
- a CDS encoding GLUG motif-containing protein, giving the protein MLKQWLGRLDAKGSAQYGTVARRALALGLTLCMALGVLPVRALGADDTGEPKSKTPAEGQAWSTVAGNAEKGTDYEIAQDTNITIKTACGLAWFADQVTEKQNNCIGKTVTLENDIDLGDYPWTPIGNYYSVYAGTFDGNHKKIEGMAVDTQNGTAGLFGNLAQSATVKDLTVSGTVVDTYRGSSRVGGIAGINEGTISNCTFDGGIIQTKGDNQCVGGIAGLNNGTITGCTNDGMIEGKGTTEIYVGGIAGSNHGTITNCTNNGDVSGGVTYNTTSVGDLWGSTNWQIYGGYVGGIAGDTQNESVGAQTGNTNYGTVTDLNSSANNVSVLDAEGKLLGGYVTLTAAFAAAPDGGTIRVEKGLRRGDANNFSRCRLPKSDARPER; this is encoded by the coding sequence ATGCTAAAACAATGGCTTGGAAGATTGGACGCAAAGGGTAGCGCGCAGTACGGAACCGTGGCGCGGCGGGCTTTGGCGCTGGGGCTGACCCTGTGCATGGCGCTGGGTGTGCTGCCGGTGCGCGCGCTGGGCGCGGATGATACGGGGGAACCCAAGAGCAAAACGCCTGCCGAGGGGCAGGCGTGGAGTACCGTGGCGGGTAATGCTGAAAAGGGCACTGATTATGAGATCGCTCAAGACACAAATATTACGATCAAAACCGCGTGCGGTTTGGCGTGGTTCGCGGATCAAGTGACAGAGAAACAAAATAACTGCATCGGCAAGACCGTGACGCTGGAAAACGATATCGATTTGGGTGATTACCCATGGACGCCAATCGGCAATTATTACAGCGTGTATGCCGGTACGTTCGATGGGAACCACAAGAAAATTGAGGGCATGGCCGTTGACACCCAAAACGGAACGGCAGGGCTTTTTGGCAATCTGGCACAATCAGCCACGGTGAAGGATTTGACAGTGAGCGGCACGGTCGTTGACACATATCGTGGCAGCAGCCGGGTCGGCGGCATTGCCGGAATAAATGAGGGCACGATCAGCAATTGCACCTTTGACGGCGGCATTATTCAAACAAAGGGAGATAATCAGTGTGTCGGCGGCATTGCCGGATTAAATAACGGCACCATAACCGGCTGCACCAATGATGGAATGATCGAGGGCAAGGGCACTACTGAGATATATGTGGGCGGCATTGCCGGGTCCAACCATGGCACGATCACAAATTGCACAAATAACGGCGATGTTTCCGGTGGGGTCACGTATAACACCACTTCTGTAGGCGACCTCTGGGGCAGCACCAACTGGCAGATCTACGGCGGCTATGTGGGCGGTATTGCCGGTGATACCCAAAACGAGAGCGTCGGCGCTCAAACCGGGAACACCAATTACGGTACGGTGACAGATTTAAACAGCAGCGCAAACAACGTATCCGTTTTGGACGCGGAGGGTAAACTGCTGGGTGGATACGTCACGCTGACTGCGGCCTTTGCCGCCGCGCCGGACGGGGGTACGATTCGAGTAGAAAAAGGACTGCGCAGAGGAGATGCAAATAACTTTAGCAGGTGCCGCCTCCCTAAGTCTGACGCTCGACCTGAACGGTAA